The Amphiprion ocellaris isolate individual 3 ecotype Okinawa chromosome 24, ASM2253959v1, whole genome shotgun sequence DNA window GATCACAGATCTGATTTTCCAATAGCCATGCTTTGAGATGTTTAGTAAATGAGGTGAGGTGTGGTTGTTCATGAATGGCACTTGGTGTAGTATTCCAGGTTTGTGATGCACGAAAAGAGAAAACTGACTGCCCAAGAGCACTTTTCCTAAAAGGTACAACACAATTACCTCGAGAGCCTGCTTTTTCCTACTTTCTGccttttattgcagttttattCAATCAGTTCtaaataatctttttttcttacagttcaCACACAGTTTCACGTGTTTTCACTTtgcctgtaaagcactttaaatacattaaattgcTTGCTTTCTTCAGGAAAATCTTGAATGAATCTCTCTGTAGACGTAGGCTGCTGCTGCCTTTATGCGTTTATATTTCTTCTGTCTCAGAAACACTTTGATGTCTCTCTAGCATCATTGGTCCTTCCTCTTTCCTGCAGGTCAGTTATTATTTCCCCCTAAAGACTCTGTGGCGTTCGTTCTTCGCCGCTCTGGTTGCCGCCTTCACGCTGCGCTCCATCAACCCGTTTGGAAACAGCCGGCTGGTGCTGTTCTACGTGGAGTACCACACTCCGTGGTACATGGCCGAGCTGGTTCCCTTCATCCTGCTGGGCGTCTTCGGCGGTCTCTGGGGGACGCTCTTCATCCGGGCCAACATCGCCTGGTGCCGGCGGAGGAAGACCACCCAGCTGGGGAAGTACCCGGTCCTGGAGGTCATCGCGGTGACGGGGATCACCGCTGTGCTGGCCTACCCCAACCCGTACACCCGCCGCAGCACCAGCGAGCTCATCTCAGAGCTCTTCAACGACTGCGGTGCTCTGGAGTCGTCTCAGCTCTGCGATTACATCAACAACCCCAACATGAGCCGGCCGGTAGACGACATCCCAGACCGACCGGCGGGGCCCGGGGTCTACAACGCCCTGTGGCAGCTCGCCCTCGCCCTCATCTTCAAGATCGTCATCACCATCTTCACCTTCGGCATGAAGGTCAgtaagaggaagatgaagatgaagacattagttttttacaatttctgcaGAATTTAAGTGTCAGACTCGACTGAATGATATTTTCTGAGTGTCGGCCACATTGGAagcttttaatattttgtctagcTCTGGTGTTGCTGTAAATCAgcagtattattttatttattattttatttttcactacTTTACCTGACCAGATTCCTGCTTCCGTGTGCTCCTCAGATCCCCTCAGGTCTCTTCATTCCCAGCATGGCCGTAGGAGCGATCGCCGGGCGGATCGTCGGGATCGCCGTGGAGCAGATGGCGTACCACCACCACGACTGGATCATCTTCAAGAACTGGTGCCGACCCGGCGCCGACTGCGTCACGCCTGGACTGTACGCCATGGTGGGAGCTGCTGCCTGTCTGGGTGAGTCGATTCAGGGTTTAGCTGAATGAAGAATAAATCTAATGATGCTGACAGTTAGATTTAACATTTCAGTGACACTAATTCCTGTTTCTAAATGAAAACAGTCACAGAACTGAATGTGATAAAGAAAGGAGGCAATTTAAATAGATGGAATATGTTTCACAAACTTAGAAGCAAAATGGACAAAtagcattttaaagattttatttaggtttttcttttaaaaatgtaattagtttAATCTGTCTGACAATAAGGGAATCATATCATCCACAGTTTAATGcacctttttaaataaatgttgtcaacttcttagcatttttatttttttatttatcaacttattaatcaatcaattaaatacttaaaaacaCCTTCATCAGTGGAACTACAGGTTTTCTGAAACAGTTCAGTAGCCTTAAAGGCCTGAAGGAATTTTTCGTCTTGAATTTGATTTACTGGAGGCAGATCTTACTTTGCGGCTTCTGTTGGCTGAGATGTTTGTTTCAGGATGTCAGGAGACCCTGTGATCTAAAATAATGCAGGAATTCTGTTCATCATCAAGCTGCTACCAAAGCAAGAATTTAACAAAGTTTCACTTAATCTAAAACACCGGTTTACTGACGCTTATCCCACTCAGTGTCATCTTGATTTAATTCATGGAAATATTGTTGTATCATGCTGGGAAGGACtaaaaaaattaagataaaacaCTAAATGTTTCTTTACTAGTGTTCCATCGTATGTTCATAATCTGGCTTTTATGATCGGTGAATGGGTTTAAACTACTTTTTATTCTTGTTGTAACAACCCTGTATAATCCATAAACTATTATGTTTGTCAAACATTAATCTCTGACTTATTGTTCTTCTAAATTAATgatttaatctgtaaaatagtgaaTCAAGGCAATGCCCTCAGGTGTCCACCTCCACTTAGCATAAAAGAGGGAGAAGCAGCAACGTTATTAAAATCTATTAGCAGCAAATATTCTATAAATGATACTAAACAGTAATCGTTTCAGTCCTACAGCCTGCTGAGTCTCTGCTGGGTTAACGCTGGTGTTGTTTTGTCCGTTCAGGCGGTGTGACCAGGATGACTGTCTCTCTGGTGGTCATCATGTTCGAGCTCACAGGCGGCTTGGAGTACATCGTCCCCCTGATGGCTGCCGCCGTCACCAGCAAGTGGGTGGCGGACGCCTTCGGGAAGGAAGGCATCTACGAATCGCACATCCAGCTGAACGGCTACCCCTACCTGGACGTCCGGGACGAGTTCACCCACCGCACCCTGGCCACCGACGTGATGCGGCCCCGCAGGAACGACCCGCCTCTGGCCGTCCTCACCCAGGACAGCACCACGGTGGAGGACGTGGAGACACTCATCAAAGACACTGACTACAACGGCTTCCCAGTGGTCGTGTCCAGAGAGTCGGAGAGGCTCATCGGCTTCGTTCAGCGCCGGGACCTCACACTCGCTATCAGTTAGTTTTCATTCAACGAGGTCGTTTCTGTGATTCAGAGCTTTAAGaaggaaaactacaaaaagccAACTGACACAGAAAGGACAGATCTGCAGAAACAGATGTAGAGATCTGCATTTataaactagaaaaacactcagagagctcagtcctcctccaaggctgctcatttccccatatgtcagaaatgcagcatttttttattagttattgatgatcagaaatcacagctcCGTTTAATATAgctgtacccacaaacaaaatgaccttgcactgagcacaggtgtgtgttctgcatgtgtacgttatgtacggataccggatcacgtgacctaaatatgtagcaggcggcgggaattgatgggactcagaaacacccccacaatttaatcagttgttccttggatcatttctgacggataagtcctgataagtcctcagaggtggatttgtagtaggatcacaatcatgtgatcatcagcaggcagctgatgtagtgttcactggttgtcatggttacagtgatgccgtgccgctatctggcaatgatacagaaatctttaacaaatctccacatttatccaaagtgatgagaaatttgtccagaacttgctcaaaaatccgcttttcctgttcacaatctgtccaaaatgagttaaacatctaggatggcttagaagggttctaaaaatgactacaaacatgtccaaaatgactcaaatttcaCCCCAGAAAATAAGtatattttctaaatgttgtcaaaatttgtGAGAAGTTAAccgaaatatgtgcaaaaaaaatagagaaatctttaaccaatccgtggatccagactttatgccgcatcactgccaaaatctaatcacttggtccttgtgtcatttctgaccttcaatgaaaaagacagacagacagacagacgctgatcatcacataactctgccacattccttggtggagtaacaaatGTGCCTTGACTTGACCAAACAGACTCCATCATTCATGATCATTCTGGTACAAAATATTCTTTAGTCACAAATACTTCCAGaaataacctttttttaaattttagtatCCGATATCAACATTAAGGAAATCTCCTGGAGCTGCGAATTCTTCATCAACCTGCCTTCAAATAgaagtttagttttgtttgttgtcaaTTAAGTGTTTTTCCAAACACTGGATTCCCAGTGAAGGTGTTTTCCAGATGGCCAGTGTGTGTCTCTATGTCCATCTCTAGGTTACCTGATGATGTTCTAACATTCCcctccacctgtctgtccacAGAAAACGCCCGTCAGAAGCAGGACGGCGTGGTGAGCAGCTCGGTGGTTTACTTCACTGAGGACGCGCCGCAGCTGCTGGCCAGCAACCCGCAGCCTCTGAAGCTCCGACGCATCCTGAACCTCAGCCCCTTCACCGTCACCGACCACACGCCCATGGAGACGGTGGTGGACATCTTCCGCAAGCTGGGCCTCCGCCAGTGTCTGGTGACCAGGAGCGGGTAGGAGCACTCGTTCTGTTTCTAATCTGCCTTCTGTCCATCATTCATTACCTAATAATCAGTTTTCTACCTACGTTTAGTCAACATTATAGCGATAGAAAGCCTCAAATGTCAGACTTTTAGGCTGTAAACATAAAAAGTTTACTGTTGCATGTGGTAAACAAACAGTTGagtaaatattttagatttttacaatGCGGCATACATAAAACAGCTCAACATTAGTGCCGGAAATTACATTTTACCAATAGCTCcagtcttttttgtgtgtt harbors:
- the LOC111573286 gene encoding H(+)/Cl(-) exchange transporter 4, with the protein product MEVGEGVSAATPTEEMNGAGNLMDFLDEPFPDVGTYEDFHTIDWLREKSRDTDRHRKITSKSKESMWELIKSLLDAWSGWVVMLLIGLLSGTLAGVIDLAVDWMTDLKEGVCLSAFWYSHEQCCWTSNETTFDDRDKCPQWQKWAELMTGHAEGAGAYVLNYFLYVLWALLFSFLAVSLVRVFAPYACGSGIPEIKTILSGFIIRGYLGKWTLLIKTVTLVLAVSSGLSLGKEGPLVHVACCCGNLFCSLFSKYSKNEGKRREVLSAAAAAGVSVAFGAPIGGVLFSLEEVSYYFPLKTLWRSFFAALVAAFTLRSINPFGNSRLVLFYVEYHTPWYMAELVPFILLGVFGGLWGTLFIRANIAWCRRRKTTQLGKYPVLEVIAVTGITAVLAYPNPYTRRSTSELISELFNDCGALESSQLCDYINNPNMSRPVDDIPDRPAGPGVYNALWQLALALIFKIVITIFTFGMKIPSGLFIPSMAVGAIAGRIVGIAVEQMAYHHHDWIIFKNWCRPGADCVTPGLYAMVGAAACLGGVTRMTVSLVVIMFELTGGLEYIVPLMAAAVTSKWVADAFGKEGIYESHIQLNGYPYLDVRDEFTHRTLATDVMRPRRNDPPLAVLTQDSTTVEDVETLIKDTDYNGFPVVVSRESERLIGFVQRRDLTLAIKNARQKQDGVVSSSVVYFTEDAPQLLASNPQPLKLRRILNLSPFTVTDHTPMETVVDIFRKLGLRQCLVTRSGRLLGIITKKDVLRHMAQMMNQDPESIMFN